Proteins from a single region of Shinella zoogloeoides:
- a CDS encoding putative bifunctional diguanylate cyclase/phosphodiesterase yields the protein MSKAEDYSQKFWLAYGIACLAVAGMSFGWGVVFALRHAWALVAIDIAVIAVALMSFMLARRRRLSAALLFSQASFLAIILVFCLVFDVPNGVAPRVTHLFLLVLALLGYINYQRERSRFQFAVIALCLLSFVVFASTHVSVPFARPIPDEFRTLGTWINSIIAVAMLCGAIYVMRLKFARNLDIARDIRSALTNREFELFYQPQVDEAGVTTGAEALLRRRRPDGGHIPPAAFIPAAEQAGLMPEIGDWVLGEACRTLAFWQQDPATRHLKLAINVNADQFMKPDFVDTLMARIAARDLDPTRLKLELTESMMAADIDIVAEKMRALSAAGITISLDDFGTGYSSLSHLRRLPVHEIKIDRSFVQEAPESKRNRILLKSIFDIAGMLEFSVVAEGIETKEQLLLLQSYGCTAFQGYYFGRPVPFAEFQKQWIGEPPPPAASA from the coding sequence GTGAGCAAGGCCGAAGACTATTCGCAGAAATTCTGGCTGGCCTACGGCATAGCCTGCCTCGCCGTGGCAGGAATGTCGTTCGGCTGGGGCGTCGTCTTCGCGCTGCGGCATGCCTGGGCGCTCGTCGCCATCGATATCGCCGTCATCGCCGTCGCCCTCATGAGCTTTATGCTCGCGCGCCGGCGCCGGCTTTCGGCAGCCCTGCTCTTCTCGCAGGCCTCGTTCCTGGCCATCATCCTCGTATTCTGTCTCGTCTTCGACGTGCCGAACGGCGTGGCGCCGCGCGTCACGCACCTTTTCCTCCTTGTCCTCGCCCTGCTCGGCTACATCAACTACCAGCGGGAGCGCTCGCGCTTCCAGTTCGCCGTCATCGCGCTCTGCCTCCTCTCCTTCGTGGTGTTCGCCAGCACCCATGTCTCCGTGCCCTTCGCCCGGCCGATTCCGGACGAATTCCGCACCCTCGGCACCTGGATCAATTCGATCATCGCCGTCGCCATGCTGTGCGGCGCGATCTACGTGATGCGGCTGAAATTCGCCCGGAACCTGGACATCGCGCGCGATATCAGGAGCGCGCTCACAAACCGGGAATTCGAGCTGTTCTACCAGCCGCAGGTCGACGAAGCCGGCGTGACGACCGGCGCGGAAGCCCTGCTGCGCCGCAGGCGGCCGGATGGCGGCCATATCCCGCCGGCCGCGTTCATCCCCGCCGCCGAGCAGGCGGGCCTGATGCCGGAAATCGGCGACTGGGTGCTGGGCGAAGCCTGCCGGACCCTCGCCTTCTGGCAGCAGGACCCGGCGACACGCCATCTGAAACTGGCGATCAACGTCAATGCCGACCAGTTCATGAAGCCGGATTTCGTCGATACCCTGATGGCGCGCATCGCCGCGCGCGACCTGGACCCGACCCGCCTCAAGCTGGAACTGACCGAAAGCATGATGGCCGCCGATATCGACATCGTGGCGGAAAAGATGCGCGCGCTGAGCGCCGCCGGCATCACCATCTCGCTCGACGACTTCGGCACCGGCTATTCCTCGCTCAGCCACCTGCGCCGCCTGCCGGTCCACGAAATCAAGATCGACCGCTCCTTCGTGCAGGAAGCGCCGGAGAGCAAGCGCAACCGCATCCTCTTGAAAAGCATCTTCGACATTGCCGGCATGCTGGAATTCTCGGTCGTCGCCGAGGGCATCGAGACGAAGGAACAGTTGCTGCTGCTGCAATCTTACGGCTGCACCGCCTTCCAGGGCTATTATTTCGGCCGCCCCGTGCCCTTTGCCGAGTTCCAGAAACAATGGATCGGCGAACCGCCGCCGCCGGCCGCAAGCGCCTGA
- a CDS encoding SspB family protein, with protein sequence MAQDHIRYDILAQDALRSVIRKVLSEVAVTGHLPGEHHFFITFLTNAPGVRISQHLKAKYAEQMTIVVQHQFWDLKVTESLFEIGLSFSDTPEKLVIPFNAIRGFYDPSVSFELEFDVPAAEEEDEDHSAEITAYPAAPEKAEDSGEEPVPPTGGDNNKGGSVVSLDSFRKKN encoded by the coding sequence ATGGCGCAAGACCACATTCGCTACGACATTCTCGCCCAGGACGCGCTGCGCAGCGTCATTCGCAAGGTTTTGTCCGAGGTTGCGGTCACGGGCCACCTGCCCGGCGAGCACCATTTCTTCATTACCTTCCTCACCAACGCCCCGGGCGTGCGCATCTCGCAGCACCTCAAGGCCAAGTATGCGGAACAGATGACCATCGTCGTCCAGCACCAGTTCTGGGACCTCAAGGTCACCGAGAGCCTGTTCGAGATCGGCCTCTCCTTCTCCGACACGCCCGAAAAGCTGGTCATCCCCTTCAACGCCATCCGCGGCTTCTACGACCCGTCCGTCAGCTTCGAGCTGGAATTCGACGTGCCGGCCGCCGAGGAAGAGGATGAGGATCACTCCGCGGAGATCACCGCCTACCCCGCCGCCCCGGAAAAGGCCGAGGATTCCGGTGAGGAGCCCGTGCCGCCGACTGGTGGCGACAACAACAAGGGCGGTTCGGTCGTCTCGCTCGATTCCTTCCGCAAGAAGAACTGA
- a CDS encoding DUF4169 family protein — translation MSGDVVNLRQFRKQKARSDKEKAAEQNRIAFGRTKAEKTLTRALNEKAEKTLDQGRLERPDGERPDDAAD, via the coding sequence ATGAGCGGCGACGTCGTCAATCTCCGCCAGTTCCGCAAGCAGAAGGCCCGCTCCGACAAGGAGAAGGCGGCCGAGCAGAACCGCATCGCCTTCGGCCGGACCAAGGCGGAGAAGACGCTGACACGCGCCCTTAACGAGAAGGCGGAAAAGACGCTCGATCAGGGCCGCCTTGAGCGGCCTGACGGCGAACGACCCGACGACGCGGCGGACTGA
- a CDS encoding ribbon-helix-helix domain-containing protein, with amino-acid sequence MIRKYSTTLHGHRTSFSLEPAFHDELKGIAEERGLTLAALLREIDDTRGPDDNLSSALRLHVLEWLKQKAGSVSAEDGHAPSA; translated from the coding sequence ATGATCCGCAAATATTCGACCACCCTGCACGGCCATCGCACGAGCTTCTCGCTCGAACCGGCCTTCCATGACGAGTTGAAGGGCATCGCCGAGGAGCGTGGCCTGACGCTCGCCGCGCTGCTGCGCGAGATCGACGATACGCGCGGCCCCGACGACAATCTTTCCTCAGCGCTGCGCCTGCATGTGCTGGAATGGCTGAAACAGAAGGCCGGCAGCGTTTCCGCTGAGGACGGGCACGCACCCTCGGCGTAA
- a CDS encoding AsmA family protein, whose product MLSRIGLIVGGVVVVALFAALLAPLFIDWTSFRQDFEREASRIMGRPVTVHGSVDARLIPFPSVTLNDVRVGAPEDGKPLVEVARFSMDAELAPFLSGEALIFDMRIEEPRARIKLFSDGTLDWARGRKSAIPAKTVILENVSITGGEIEFVDEQTGRTRHVTGLDAQISAKSLAGPWRIDGRAALDGESGAFQLSSGQVENGALSMRARIVPDRLAFTADLDGALKVVDFRPQYQGGFTISEKPRPKGEKAADPIRVAGKFELSNERIRVPEYRLEAGPHEDPYVVTGEATLDTGRAPEFLLIADGQQIDVSRIGNSGETGKTGRNPQVSARQRLQALLTIAADIPIPQVPGRASLFLPAVVVGDTTVREIRLDVKPDGDGWRIERADALLPGRTALEAKGRLTLRGDRAFVGDLLVASNQPSGLAAWLAGSVDPEIRKLKTAGFSAKVNLTDALQRFENLEIAVGGASLTGRMERESRPDAAPTLSLKLSGNEVELESLQALVGLVAGDASLSTVLGHSIALDLEADTLLAFGESAEGVRAVLSAKDGLMTVDRLDVASLAGAALGARGTLGGSLAAPSAGLDVTLKAEAMGPVAALLARHLPAHPLLSRFVANAGYYDNADLALHAAISGEKAGITLKGPVNDGRIELNLSAATFADLLAGRGFDLTGSLFHPQSVVLAGQIGLDPLPFDGDPDGSVTFRVTQPQDGAATVLAAFKAGNTSISAEGTAALAAEGFLNGALALAVQSDDIEPYLMMNGIALPQSGAGLPLTLQASVATGADSIAIKDIAGKADRNAFSGNLTLDRTAAMLKGAGALRFDTVDFAFLAEAVAGSVTDIAEGGLSAAPLARPVLETADVSVALEAGSFWPGLYGVVEGFKGNLAWKGGELALTDMAGDWLGGRLSGRIKLANADENGLFEARATLAGADLLKMVWSGADGAVAGGKADVTLAVDASGNSVRAMVEGASGSGEIKAADFTIRGVDTGALPVLLAAADRIEGDITPERVVGFAADAILQSEAALGAVRIPFALSGGRLRVQSATAEDARAVFSGDADIDLAGDAMTGRLSVTYKAGEDALAGAEPEVALAYRGLVEAPGVEFDVQPLANFLSLRRFETERRRVETLQANVLEKQRLRREAALYRARAEARAEQAEAERLRAEDEARRRAEANERFEVQRAAEEAERAKRKAADDARRLLEAQEEARRLAEQRASEEARKAEEEAKRRRLPVSPEEGVERGGELPPVGGGEDLNFDVLPGVN is encoded by the coding sequence GTGCTTTCTAGGATCGGGCTTATTGTCGGCGGCGTGGTGGTCGTGGCGCTGTTTGCGGCGCTGCTTGCTCCGCTCTTCATCGACTGGACGAGTTTCCGGCAGGATTTCGAGCGCGAGGCGAGCCGCATCATGGGCCGCCCCGTCACCGTGCATGGCAGCGTCGATGCCCGGCTGATCCCGTTTCCCTCCGTGACGCTGAACGACGTGCGCGTCGGCGCGCCGGAGGATGGCAAGCCGCTGGTCGAGGTGGCGCGCTTTTCCATGGATGCCGAGCTTGCGCCCTTCCTTTCCGGCGAGGCGCTGATCTTCGACATGCGCATCGAGGAGCCGAGGGCGCGCATCAAGCTCTTTTCGGACGGCACGCTGGATTGGGCGCGCGGCCGCAAGTCCGCCATTCCGGCCAAGACGGTCATTCTTGAAAACGTGTCGATCACCGGCGGCGAAATCGAATTCGTCGACGAGCAGACGGGCCGCACGCGCCATGTCACGGGCCTCGATGCGCAGATTTCGGCAAAGTCGCTCGCCGGGCCGTGGCGCATCGACGGACGCGCGGCGCTGGACGGGGAAAGCGGCGCTTTCCAGCTTTCGAGCGGGCAGGTGGAGAATGGCGCGCTTTCCATGCGTGCCCGCATCGTGCCGGATCGTTTGGCCTTCACCGCCGATCTCGACGGTGCGCTCAAGGTGGTGGATTTCCGTCCGCAATATCAGGGCGGCTTCACCATCTCCGAAAAGCCGCGCCCTAAGGGCGAGAAAGCCGCCGATCCGATCCGCGTCGCCGGCAAGTTCGAGCTTTCGAACGAGCGTATCCGCGTGCCGGAATACCGCCTGGAAGCCGGGCCGCATGAGGACCCCTACGTGGTGACGGGCGAGGCGACGCTGGATACCGGCCGCGCGCCGGAATTCCTGCTGATCGCCGATGGCCAGCAGATCGACGTCAGCCGCATCGGCAACAGCGGGGAGACCGGCAAGACCGGCCGCAACCCGCAGGTTTCCGCCCGCCAGCGGCTTCAGGCGCTGCTCACCATTGCCGCCGATATCCCGATCCCGCAGGTGCCGGGCCGCGCCAGCCTCTTCCTGCCGGCCGTGGTGGTCGGCGACACGACGGTGCGCGAGATCCGGCTGGATGTGAAGCCGGATGGTGACGGCTGGCGGATCGAGCGGGCCGATGCGCTGCTGCCGGGCCGCACGGCGCTGGAGGCCAAGGGGCGGCTGACCCTGCGCGGCGATCGCGCCTTCGTCGGCGACTTGCTCGTCGCCTCCAACCAGCCCTCGGGCCTTGCGGCCTGGCTCGCCGGCTCGGTGGACCCGGAAATCCGCAAGCTGAAGACCGCCGGTTTTTCGGCGAAGGTGAACCTTACCGATGCGTTGCAGCGCTTCGAGAATCTCGAAATCGCTGTCGGCGGGGCCTCGCTGACCGGCCGGATGGAGCGCGAATCCCGCCCGGATGCCGCGCCCACGCTATCGCTGAAGCTCAGCGGCAATGAAGTCGAGCTGGAATCCTTGCAGGCTCTCGTCGGGCTTGTCGCGGGCGATGCCTCGCTTTCCACCGTGCTTGGTCATTCCATCGCGCTCGATCTTGAGGCGGACACTCTCCTTGCCTTCGGGGAAAGCGCCGAAGGGGTGCGGGCCGTGCTCTCCGCCAAGGACGGCCTCATGACCGTCGACCGCCTCGACGTGGCCTCGCTTGCGGGTGCGGCGCTTGGCGCGCGCGGCACGCTCGGCGGCTCGCTTGCCGCGCCGAGCGCCGGGCTGGATGTCACGCTGAAGGCGGAGGCGATGGGGCCGGTGGCGGCGCTGCTGGCGCGGCATCTGCCCGCCCATCCGCTGTTGTCCCGCTTCGTCGCCAATGCCGGCTACTATGACAATGCGGACCTTGCGCTACATGCCGCCATCTCTGGCGAGAAGGCGGGCATCACGCTCAAGGGGCCGGTGAATGACGGGCGCATCGAACTGAACCTGTCGGCGGCGACCTTCGCCGATCTTCTCGCGGGGCGCGGCTTCGACCTGACGGGCAGCCTCTTCCATCCGCAATCCGTGGTTCTCGCGGGACAGATCGGCCTCGATCCGCTGCCCTTTGACGGCGACCCGGATGGCAGTGTCACCTTCCGCGTGACGCAACCGCAGGACGGCGCGGCGACGGTCTTGGCCGCCTTCAAGGCGGGCAACACGTCGATTTCCGCCGAGGGCACGGCAGCGCTCGCGGCGGAAGGCTTCCTGAACGGCGCGCTGGCGCTTGCCGTCCAGAGCGACGATATCGAGCCCTATCTGATGATGAACGGCATCGCCTTGCCGCAGTCCGGTGCCGGTCTGCCGCTGACCTTGCAGGCATCGGTGGCGACGGGCGCGGATAGCATTGCGATTAAGGATATCGCGGGCAAGGCCGATCGCAACGCCTTTTCCGGCAATCTCACGCTCGACCGTACGGCCGCGATGCTGAAGGGCGCAGGCGCGCTGCGCTTCGATACCGTCGATTTCGCCTTCCTTGCGGAGGCGGTGGCCGGATCGGTGACGGATATTGCCGAGGGCGGGCTGAGCGCGGCCCCGCTGGCACGGCCGGTTCTGGAAACGGCGGATGTGTCCGTCGCGCTGGAGGCCGGTTCCTTCTGGCCCGGCCTTTACGGCGTGGTGGAAGGCTTCAAGGGTAATCTCGCCTGGAAGGGCGGCGAGCTGGCACTGACCGACATGGCGGGCGACTGGCTGGGCGGCAGGCTTTCGGGCCGTATCAAGCTGGCCAATGCGGATGAAAACGGCCTGTTCGAGGCGCGCGCCACGCTTGCCGGGGCCGATCTGTTGAAAATGGTGTGGTCGGGCGCCGATGGCGCGGTCGCGGGCGGCAAGGCCGATGTGACGCTCGCCGTCGATGCTTCCGGCAATAGCGTGCGCGCCATGGTCGAGGGGGCGAGCGGTTCGGGCGAGATCAAGGCCGCCGACTTCACGATCCGCGGCGTCGATACCGGCGCGCTGCCGGTGCTGCTGGCGGCGGCGGACCGGATTGAGGGGGATATCACGCCGGAGCGTGTCGTAGGCTTTGCCGCCGACGCCATTTTGCAAAGCGAGGCGGCGCTTGGCGCGGTGCGCATCCCCTTCGCGCTTTCCGGCGGCAGGCTTCGCGTACAGAGCGCGACGGCGGAAGATGCGCGTGCGGTATTCTCCGGCGATGCGGATATCGATCTTGCGGGCGATGCCATGACGGGGCGGCTTTCCGTGACCTACAAGGCCGGCGAGGACGCTCTGGCCGGTGCGGAGCCGGAAGTGGCGCTCGCCTATCGCGGCCTTGTTGAAGCGCCCGGCGTCGAATTCGACGTGCAGCCGCTCGCCAACTTCCTTTCGCTGCGCCGCTTCGAGACGGAGCGCCGACGCGTGGAGACGCTGCAGGCCAATGTGCTTGAGAAGCAGCGCCTGCGGCGGGAGGCGGCGCTGTACCGCGCGCGGGCGGAGGCCCGTGCCGAGCAAGCCGAAGCCGAGCGCCTGCGGGCGGAGGATGAGGCGCGCCGCCGTGCGGAGGCGAACGAGCGTTTCGAGGTGCAGCGTGCGGCCGAAGAGGCCGAGCGGGCCAAGCGCAAGGCCGCGGACGATGCCCGCCGGTTGCTGGAGGCGCAGGAGGAGGCGCGCCGGCTTGCCGAACAGCGAGCCTCGGAAGAAGCGCGCAAGGCGGAGGAGGAGGCGAAGCGCCGCCGCCTGCCGGTCTCGCCGGAAGAGGGAGTCGAGCGCGGCGGCGAACTGCCGCCCGTTGGCGGCGGTGAGGACTTGAATTTCGATGTGCTGCCGGGTGTGAATTAG
- a CDS encoding FAD-binding oxidoreductase, which translates to MALADISSGARNEKGIAEALPRLAARFGARFQTGEAIRAQHAHTTTYIPAQLPDGVVFVENAEEVQAVVKLCAELKVPVVPFGTGSSLEGQVNAPYGGISIDFCNMKRVLEVNAEDLDCTVEPGITREELNTYLRDTGLFFPIDPGANASIGGMASTRASGTNAVRYGTMKDNVLALTAVTATGEAIRTARRARKSSAGYDLTRLLVGAEGTLGILTSVTLRLQGIPAVIAGGICGFPTLKDACDAVIMTIQLGIPVARIELVNTLQIKACNAYSGLTLPEQPTLFVEFHGNEESVRLQSEEFGAIAAEYGGGAFQWTADAEERAKLWKARHNVYWAAKALRPGYSVIATDVCVPISRLADCVAETERDIDEHGLLAPIVGHAGDGNFHVSLVFDDKDPAHVAAVEAFVGRLNARALAMDGTCTGEHGIGQGKQAFLPMELGGSVELMRQIKQALDPDNILNPGKIFSVRTAQ; encoded by the coding sequence ATGGCACTGGCGGATATCAGCAGCGGCGCGCGGAACGAAAAGGGCATTGCCGAGGCGCTGCCGCGCCTTGCGGCGCGTTTTGGCGCAAGGTTCCAGACCGGCGAGGCGATCCGCGCCCAGCATGCCCATACGACCACCTATATTCCCGCCCAGCTTCCCGACGGCGTCGTCTTCGTGGAAAATGCGGAAGAGGTGCAGGCCGTCGTAAAGCTCTGCGCCGAGCTGAAAGTGCCGGTCGTACCCTTCGGCACCGGCTCGTCGCTGGAGGGGCAGGTGAATGCGCCTTATGGCGGCATCTCCATCGACTTCTGCAACATGAAGCGGGTTCTGGAGGTGAATGCCGAGGACCTCGACTGCACCGTCGAGCCGGGAATCACCCGCGAGGAGCTGAACACCTATCTGCGCGATACCGGCCTTTTCTTCCCCATCGATCCGGGTGCTAACGCCTCCATCGGCGGCATGGCCTCCACCCGCGCCTCCGGCACCAATGCCGTGCGCTACGGCACGATGAAGGACAATGTGCTGGCCCTGACCGCCGTGACGGCGACCGGCGAGGCGATCCGCACCGCCCGGCGCGCGCGAAAATCCTCGGCCGGCTACGATCTCACGCGTCTTCTCGTCGGCGCGGAAGGCACGCTCGGCATTCTCACCTCCGTCACCCTGCGTCTTCAGGGCATTCCGGCCGTGATCGCCGGCGGTATCTGCGGTTTTCCGACACTGAAGGATGCGTGCGATGCCGTGATCATGACGATCCAGCTCGGCATTCCGGTGGCCCGGATCGAGCTTGTGAATACGCTCCAGATCAAGGCCTGCAACGCCTATTCGGGCCTGACCCTGCCGGAACAGCCGACGCTCTTCGTCGAATTCCACGGCAACGAGGAGAGCGTGCGCCTGCAATCGGAAGAATTCGGTGCCATTGCCGCGGAATATGGCGGCGGTGCGTTCCAATGGACGGCGGATGCCGAAGAACGGGCGAAGCTCTGGAAGGCGCGGCACAATGTCTATTGGGCTGCGAAGGCGCTCCGGCCGGGTTATTCCGTGATCGCGACGGATGTCTGCGTGCCGATCTCCCGCCTTGCCGATTGCGTGGCGGAAACCGAGCGGGATATCGACGAGCACGGCTTGCTCGCCCCTATCGTCGGCCATGCCGGCGACGGCAATTTCCATGTCAGCCTCGTCTTCGACGACAAGGACCCGGCGCATGTCGCCGCCGTGGAAGCCTTCGTCGGCCGGCTGAACGCCCGCGCGCTCGCCATGGACGGCACCTGCACCGGGGAGCACGGCATCGGGCAGGGCAAGCAGGCCTTCCTGCCCATGGAGCTAGGCGGCTCGGTCGAGCTCATGCGGCAGATCAAGCAGGCGCTCGACCCGGACAACATTCTCAACCCCGGCAAGATTTTTTCGGTCAGGACGGCACAATAG
- a CDS encoding efflux RND transporter permease subunit → MSGETGGLNDTGKAGFTALFIRRPIFALVLNTLIVVAGLAAFNGVEIRELPSVDQPVISVSTDFDGASPETVDRELTDVIEGAVSRVQGIKDISSVSSFGRSRVTLQFSETTDVNQAANDVRDALGRVANQIPDGADEPRVVKADADSQPIMRLALTSDTRSLEDLTLLAENEITDRLASVEGVADVVVYGDQEKIFRVDVDQAKLAARGLTVADLRNALATAAFDVPAGSLKSQSQDITVRATADLATPADFENLILKNRVRLGDIAMVTLGPDEGSTALRSNGRQGIGLGIIRQAQSNTLDIAEGVKEMVSRLGAVLPEGTQLKITSNDAVFIDGAIHEVGIALVVAVLIVTLVIYLFLLDWRATLIPTISMPIALVGTIAAIYMAGFSVNILTLLAIVLATGLVVDDAIVVLENIVRRRAEGLQPRAAAIHGTLEVFFAVIATTATLAAVFVPLSFLPGQAGRLFREFGFVLAFAVLLSSFVALTLCPMLASRLLTKEVKHEHDGVLARIGGAASRFYRRTLSACLGAPLIVFMVAVLFTAAGATSFFTIKSELTPSEDRSMVMLRVNAPQGVSLDYAQDQMKLIENQLRPLYDSGEIVNIFSISGQGGSTNSGFMVLTLAPWGERDRTQQQIVQDINKAVGTVPSVRAFVIQPNSLGIRGAGNGLQVALVGNDYTRLGNAAAELVRKIEDSGRFQNVRLNYEANQAQLSVTVDRERAADLGIDITGLSAALQAMLEGTSVVDVYVEGQSYPVKLSSTTTPINDPMDLENIFLKTGDGKIVPMSSIATLEEKAVAPQLSREQQLRAVSLSAGLKDGLALGDALKMVQEMAEPLLPDGARLMPMAEAATLQENSSGLIVTFGFALAIIFLVLAAQFESFVSAIIIMVTVPLGLACAVFAMILTGTTLNIYSQIGLVLLVGIMAKNGILIVEFANQLRDRGQDIRSAIENASNVRLRPVLMTMIATVVGAVPLVLASGAGAEARISLGWVLVGGLGLATVVTLYLTPVAYLVIARFTSPHADEEKRLAAELEHARTLGRREEDAALPQAAE, encoded by the coding sequence ATGTCGGGGGAGACGGGCGGACTGAACGATACCGGCAAGGCCGGCTTTACCGCGCTCTTCATTCGTCGGCCGATCTTCGCCCTCGTCCTCAATACGCTGATCGTCGTCGCCGGCCTTGCCGCTTTCAACGGCGTTGAAATCCGCGAACTGCCCTCCGTCGACCAGCCGGTCATCAGCGTGTCGACGGATTTCGACGGCGCGTCGCCGGAGACGGTCGACCGCGAACTGACGGATGTCATCGAAGGCGCGGTGTCGCGCGTGCAGGGTATCAAGGACATTTCCTCGGTCTCGTCCTTCGGCCGCAGCCGCGTCACGCTGCAATTCTCCGAGACCACGGACGTCAACCAGGCCGCCAACGACGTGCGCGACGCGCTCGGCCGCGTGGCGAACCAGATTCCCGACGGCGCCGACGAGCCGCGCGTGGTGAAGGCGGACGCCGACAGCCAGCCGATCATGCGGCTTGCGCTGACCTCCGACACCCGATCGCTCGAAGACCTGACGCTGCTGGCCGAAAACGAGATCACCGACCGCCTCGCCTCCGTCGAGGGTGTCGCCGATGTCGTCGTCTATGGCGACCAGGAGAAGATTTTCCGCGTGGACGTCGATCAGGCCAAGCTCGCTGCGCGCGGGCTGACGGTCGCGGACCTGCGCAATGCGCTGGCGACTGCCGCCTTCGACGTGCCGGCCGGCTCCCTGAAGAGCCAGAGCCAGGACATCACCGTGCGCGCGACGGCGGACCTTGCCACGCCCGCCGATTTCGAGAACCTCATTCTCAAGAATCGCGTGCGTCTCGGCGATATCGCCATGGTGACGCTGGGACCGGACGAAGGTTCGACGGCGCTGCGCTCGAACGGCCGTCAGGGCATCGGCCTCGGCATCATCCGGCAGGCGCAGTCCAACACGCTCGACATTGCCGAGGGCGTGAAGGAGATGGTCTCGCGGCTTGGCGCGGTGCTGCCGGAAGGCACGCAGCTCAAGATCACCAGCAACGATGCCGTCTTCATCGACGGGGCCATCCATGAGGTCGGGATCGCACTCGTCGTCGCCGTGCTGATCGTGACGCTGGTCATCTATCTCTTCCTGCTCGACTGGCGCGCCACGCTCATTCCGACGATCAGCATGCCCATCGCGCTGGTCGGCACCATCGCGGCCATCTACATGGCGGGCTTTTCCGTCAACATCCTCACGCTGCTTGCCATCGTTCTGGCGACGGGCCTTGTGGTGGACGACGCCATCGTGGTGCTGGAGAACATCGTGCGCCGGCGCGCCGAAGGGTTGCAGCCGCGCGCGGCGGCCATTCACGGCACGCTTGAAGTGTTCTTCGCCGTCATCGCGACCACGGCGACGCTCGCCGCCGTCTTCGTGCCGCTTTCCTTCCTGCCCGGGCAGGCGGGCCGGCTGTTCCGCGAATTCGGCTTCGTTTTGGCCTTCGCCGTGCTGCTCTCGTCCTTTGTGGCGCTGACGCTCTGCCCGATGCTCGCCTCGCGCCTGCTGACGAAGGAGGTGAAGCACGAGCATGACGGTGTCCTCGCGCGCATCGGCGGCGCGGCCTCGCGCTTCTACCGCCGGACGCTCAGCGCCTGCCTTGGCGCGCCGCTCATCGTCTTCATGGTGGCGGTGCTCTTCACGGCGGCCGGCGCGACCTCCTTCTTCACCATCAAGTCGGAGCTGACGCCGAGTGAAGACCGCTCCATGGTGATGCTGCGCGTGAACGCGCCGCAGGGCGTATCGCTCGACTATGCGCAGGACCAGATGAAGCTGATCGAGAACCAGCTTCGCCCGCTCTACGACAGCGGCGAGATCGTCAATATCTTCTCGATTTCCGGGCAGGGCGGCTCCACGAACAGCGGCTTCATGGTGCTGACGCTCGCGCCTTGGGGCGAGCGCGACCGCACGCAGCAGCAGATCGTGCAGGATATCAACAAGGCCGTAGGCACGGTGCCCTCGGTGCGCGCCTTCGTCATCCAGCCGAACAGTCTCGGCATTCGCGGGGCGGGCAACGGGTTGCAGGTTGCGCTGGTCGGCAACGACTATACCAGGCTCGGCAATGCGGCGGCGGAACTGGTGCGCAAGATCGAGGACAGCGGCCGCTTCCAGAACGTGCGCCTCAACTACGAGGCCAACCAGGCGCAGCTTTCCGTGACGGTGGACCGCGAACGCGCCGCCGACCTCGGCATCGACATTACCGGCCTTTCCGCCGCCTTGCAGGCGATGCTGGAGGGCACGAGCGTCGTCGACGTCTATGTCGAGGGCCAGTCCTATCCGGTCAAGCTCTCCTCCACCACGACGCCGATCAACGACCCGATGGACCTTGAGAACATCTTCCTCAAGACCGGCGACGGCAAGATCGTGCCGATGTCCTCCATCGCCACGCTGGAGGAAAAGGCCGTCGCGCCGCAGCTTTCGCGCGAGCAGCAGCTTCGCGCCGTCTCGCTGTCGGCCGGCCTGAAAGACGGGCTTGCGCTCGGCGATGCGCTGAAAATGGTGCAGGAGATGGCCGAGCCGCTGCTGCCGGACGGCGCGCGCCTGATGCCCATGGCGGAAGCGGCGACGCTGCAGGAGAATTCGAGCGGCCTTATCGTCACCTTCGGCTTTGCGCTCGCCATCATCTTCCTCGTGCTGGCGGCGCAGTTCGAAAGCTTCGTCAGCGCCATCATCATCATGGTCACGGTGCCGCTCGGCCTTGCCTGCGCCGTCTTCGCGATGATCCTGACGGGGACGACGCTGAACATCTACAGCCAGATCGGTCTCGTGTTGCTTGTCGGCATCATGGCGAAGAACGGCATTCTCATCGTCGAATTCGCCAACCAGCTTCGCGACCGCGGGCAGGATATCCGCAGCGCCATCGAAAACGCTTCGAACGTGCGCCTGCGCCCGGTTCTGATGACGATGATCGCCACCGTCGTCGGCGCGGTGCCGCTGGTGCTGGCGAGCGGGGCAGGCGCGGAGGCGCGCATCTCGCTCGGCTGGGTGCTTGTCGGCGGCCTCGGCCTTGCGACGGTGGTCACGCTCTACCTGACGCCGGTGGCCTATCTGGTCATCGCGCGCTTCACCAGCCCGCATGCGGACGAGGAAAAGCGCCTTGCCGCCGAGCTGGAGCATGCGCGCACGCTCGGCCGGCGCGAGGAGGACGCCGCCCTGCCGCAGGCGGCGGAATGA